The sequence below is a genomic window from Thermoproteota archaeon.
AGAGAATGCCAGTGATTTTAAGAGTAATTTTTCATCATTAAAGCTACACATTGCCCCAAGGAATCGAAGTTTCTCTTCCTGGGTACTGGTCTTATTGTAAAGATGGGTTAGTTTTTGATGCATCTTTGAGTCACCTGCCAAAGCAACTAAAGAGTACACAGTATCCCTTAAATCTGGACGTAACGAGGAGGGATTTTTGAGGAATTTCTGGAATCTGATTTTGGATTCTTCGATTACTTCTTCATTGCCTAATTTACCTAGTGCGTGTATTGCAAAGCTTCGCAACAATGCATCTGTATGATTTTCTTTTGGTTTAGGATCCCATCCTAATCGATTAAATATTTTCTCAAAGTAATTTCTTGCATACTCCTTGATAATTGGATTAAAAGATTCGCCAATTGTTCTATCGTATAATGAATATAGGTTATTTGCAACATTTACGGAGGAAAGATAATTCTCCTCATCATGATATGCATCAGTAAAGTCAAGATAGTTCTGGAGAGATTCATCACCTGAAACACATAATGCAAATAGATCATTTTGGATAGCCCATCTATCAATATGAGAAATTGATTTGTTATCAACAAGCATTTTTAGATCAATTAGCATTCCTTCATCATATTTTACTCGGTAGAATCCATGTCGTCCTGAATTAATCACAACACCATTTTGTGAATTGATTTTAATCTTATCACTTTTCTTTGTAAGTAATTTCTTTACATCTTTTTTATCAGAGTGAAGAGTGATTGGAACATGCCAAAGTCCTTTGTTGGTACCTTTTGCATTTAGAAGAAATCTTTTTTGTGATAAAATCAATAATGAATCTTTTTGGTTAACTTCAACTACGGGGAATCCGATTTGTTTTATCCATGAATCCATCATTGCACGTACAGGAAGTTTTGAAACTTTACCGATTGCATCCCACAGGTCATATCCAGCAGCGTTTTTGTATTTGTGCTTTGTCAAATAATGTTTCAAACCATTTCTGAAATTTTTCTCACCGACATAGTTTTCTAGCATACGCAAGACACATCCTCCTTTATCATAGGATATTGCATCAAATATCTCCCGAATCTCAGATGGAGAGTTTACCTTTACATCAATTGGGTGAGATGATTTTAGGGAATCAAGTCCCATTGCAACATTCATTGCATCTTCGACAAACTGGTCCCAAAGTTCCCATTCAGGATAGAATTTATCCACGAATTTTGTGGCCATATACGTAGCAAAGCTCTCATTTAGCCACAAATCATTCCACCATTTCATGGTGACAAGGTTGCCAAACCATTGATGGGCAATCTCATGAGATATTACTTCTGCAATGAACTGCTTTGTTTTTGTCGAAGATACCTTTGGATCATAAAGTAAAATTGTCTCCCTAAATGTAATAGCGCCCCAATTTTCCATAGCACCTGCTGCAAAGTCAGGAATTGCGATGAGATCAAGTTTAGGTAATGGATATTTTATGCCAAAATAATTTTCGTATGATTTTAATAATTTTTTTCCAAGTTCTAAGGAAAACTTTCCTTGGGAACGTTTTCCTTTTGTGGTGATAACACGAACTTCAGTTTTTCCAATTTTTCCTCTGAGGTACTCAAATTCACCAACTCCAAGATAAACCAAATATGTTGACATTGTTGGAGTTTGTGAAAATACATAACGAATTTTGTCTCTAATTTTTTGTTTTGATTTGACTGGCATGTTTGAGATTGCCGTGAAGTTTTTTGCTACAACAAGGGAGATTTCAAAGGTTGCTTTTGATTGTGGTTCATCCCAGCATGGAAAAGCTCTGCGAGCATCTGCTGCCTCAAACTGTGTTGTCGCAAGATATTTTGTCTTTCCATTGACTTCATATTTGCTGCGATAAAACCCAAGCAGTCTATCATTTAATATGCCTGTAAAATCAATGAAGAGATTTGCATGGCCACTAATCTTTTTTGCTAGTTTTATTGTCAGTTCCTCTGTTTTTGAATTAACTTTAGGAGTTGCTCTAATGGTTTCACCTTTGAATTCAACATGGCATTTTTTGATCTTGAGCTCTGCAGCATGTAGTGTAATCGAATTTGTAGGCCTCTTGCACTGAATTGATATGTTCTCCCTTCCTTCAAAGGTGAATTTTTTCAGATCCGGAGTAAATTCAAGACTGTAATTTAATGGAGAAGCGCTCACGCATGGCATTCTCAAATAGGCTTTATGTACATTTAGGAATTGAAAAAAGGCTTTAAAATAGAAAAAATATTGATAATTATGAAACAAAAAATGGCATCAAGAAGAGTCAAAATTCTAGTAGCAAAACTAGGACTAGATGGTCATGATAGAGGAGCATTAGTTTTATGCCGTGCGTTTAGGGATGCTGGAATGGAGGTAATCTATTCAGGATTATTTGCCACACCATCAAGAATAGCACAAATTGCAGAAGACGAAGATGTTGATGCCATTGCATTAAGCCTACTCAATGGAGCACACAATACACTATTTCCTAGAGTTGTAAAGGAGTTAAAAAAGAAGGGAATTAAAGACGTTCTAGTTCTAGGAGGCGGCGTCATACCCGAAGAGGACAAAAAAGGACTTGAAAAAGGAGGAATTGACGGAGTATTTGGTCCAGGCACACCACTTCCAACAATAATCGATTACATTACAAAGGGCGTTTCAAAATTAAGAAAAATATAAAAAATTATTCTGTGGAATCAGGCCACATCATTTTTCGCATCTGTTTGCCAACTTTTTCAATCTGATGTGCATCGGTTTCTTTCATGTATCTATCAAAAGCATTTTTGCCGTTCTTCTTGTATTCGCTAATCCATTCTTCGTTAAATGTTCCATCTTGGATCATCTTTAGTACTTTTTTCATTTCCTCTTTGTTTGAAGCATTCATGACCATTGGTCCACGTGTTAGTCCACCATATCT
It includes:
- a CDS encoding M1 family peptidase; the encoded protein is MSASPLNYSLEFTPDLKKFTFEGRENISIQCKRPTNSITLHAAELKIKKCHVEFKGETIRATPKVNSKTEELTIKLAKKISGHANLFIDFTGILNDRLLGFYRSKYEVNGKTKYLATTQFEAADARRAFPCWDEPQSKATFEISLVVAKNFTAISNMPVKSKQKIRDKIRYVFSQTPTMSTYLVYLGVGEFEYLRGKIGKTEVRVITTKGKRSQGKFSLELGKKLLKSYENYFGIKYPLPKLDLIAIPDFAAGAMENWGAITFRETILLYDPKVSSTKTKQFIAEVISHEIAHQWFGNLVTMKWWNDLWLNESFATYMATKFVDKFYPEWELWDQFVEDAMNVAMGLDSLKSSHPIDVKVNSPSEIREIFDAISYDKGGCVLRMLENYVGEKNFRNGLKHYLTKHKYKNAAGYDLWDAIGKVSKLPVRAMMDSWIKQIGFPVVEVNQKDSLLILSQKRFLLNAKGTNKGLWHVPITLHSDKKDVKKLLTKKSDKIKINSQNGVVINSGRHGFYRVKYDEGMLIDLKMLVDNKSISHIDRWAIQNDLFALCVSGDESLQNYLDFTDAYHDEENYLSSVNVANNLYSLYDRTIGESFNPIIKEYARNYFEKIFNRLGWDPKPKENHTDALLRSFAIHALGKLGNEEVIEESKIRFQKFLKNPSSLRPDLRDTVYSLVALAGDSKMHQKLTHLYNKTSTQEEKLRFLGAMCSFNDEKLLLKSLAFSQTPAVRSQNMQLPIIRVANNQAGKKILWPWLKKNWRSLSKKVGHGNPLFNRIVASISLVADESMEKEIRRFFKQNPTPGTERTLEQTLEIIQIHSKFLKQLRTEFN
- a CDS encoding methylmalonyl-CoA mutase translates to MKQKMASRRVKILVAKLGLDGHDRGALVLCRAFRDAGMEVIYSGLFATPSRIAQIAEDEDVDAIALSLLNGAHNTLFPRVVKELKKKGIKDVLVLGGGVIPEEDKKGLEKGGIDGVFGPGTPLPTIIDYITKGVSKLRKI